A window of the Synchiropus splendidus isolate RoL2022-P1 chromosome 6, RoL_Sspl_1.0, whole genome shotgun sequence genome harbors these coding sequences:
- the pfkmb gene encoding phosphofructokinase, muscle b isoform X1, protein MAQKASVDPTKMGVGRAIAVLTSGGDAQGMNAAVRATVRVGIYTGAKVYFVHEGYQGLVDGGDHIRPATWESVSMMLQLGGTVIGSARCQDFRTKEGRTKAAMNLVKLGITNLCVIGGDGSLTGASQFRTEWSELLGDLVKAGKITQNEATSSSHLNIVGMVGSIDNDFCGTDMTIGTDSALHRIIEIVDAITTTAQSHQRTFILEVMGRHCGYLALVTALACGADWVFIPEMPPDEGWEDHLCRRLIEQRSRGSRLNIIIVAEGAMDLKGKPITCEDIKKLVSEKLKMDTRTTVLGHVQRGGTPSAFDRILASRMGVEAVMALLEATPDTPAYVVSLSGNMAVRLPLMECVQVTKDVTTAMSEGRYEDAIKLRGKSFENNWNTYKMLAHVHIPQAKSSINIAILNVGAPCAGMNAAVRSAVRTGILQGHQMLAVHDGFDGLAHGMIEPINWAGVAGWTGKGGSLLGTKRSLPREVMEEISLQITKFNIHGLVIIGGFEAFVGGLEMVQAREKYEELCIPIVVVPATVSNNVPGSDFSIGADTALNTITTVRVTYSTQLFLPVNPTHWLPLHPVQTCDRIKQSAAGTKRRVFIVETMGGYCGYLATMAGLAAGADAAYIYEEPFNIHDLELNVDHLVEKMKTTVKRGLILRNEKCNVNYTTDFIFSLYSEEGKGVFDCRKNVLGHMQQGGTPSPFDRNFGTKMGIKSVMWLTDKLKQCYRHGRIFANSQDSACVLGMRKRSLEFQPLAELKDETDFEHRIPKTQWWMTMRPILKILAKYKINLDTSERAALEHVIKKRGLVHK, encoded by the exons ATGGCTCAAAAAGCGAGCGTTGACCCCACCAAGATGGGCGTGGGACGGGCAATTGCTGTGCTGACCTCTGGTGGGGATGCCCAGG GTATGAATGCGGCTGTGAGGGCAACAGTACGAGTTGGTATTTACACCGGAGCAAAGGTCTATTTTGTTCATGAG GGTTACCAGGGCCTAGTGGACGGAGGAGACCATATTCGTCCCGCCACATGGGAAAGTGTTTCGATGATGCTTCAGTTG GGCGGGACGGTGATTGGAAGCGCCCGCTGTCAAGACTTCCGCACCAAAGAGGGACGTACCAAGGCAGCAATGAACTTGGTCAAACTGGGCATCACTAACCTGTGTGTCATCGGCGGTGACGGCAGTTTGACAGGTGCCAGTCAGTTCCGGACCGAGTGGTCAGAGCTGCTGGGTGACTTGGTCAAAGCTG GTAAGATCACCCAGAATGAGGCCACCAGCTCCTCCCACCTGAATATCGTTGGAATGGTGGGCTCCATTGACAATGACTTCTGCGGCACTGACATGACCATCGGCACAGACTCGGCACTGCATCGAATCATTGAGATAGTTGATGCCATCACCACCACTGCTCAGAG TCACCAGAGAACATTCATCCTGGAGGTGATGGGACGCCATTGTGG TTACTTGGCCTTGGTGACCGCTCTGGCCTGTGGCGCTGACTGGGTGTTTATCCCTGAGATGCCACCAGATGAGGGATGGGAGGATCATCTGTGCAGAAGGCTGATAGAG CAAAGAAGCCGTGGATCCAGACTAAACATCATTATTGTTGCTGAAGGAGCGATGGACTTAAAGGGCAAACCAATCACATGTGAAGACATTAAAAAG TTGGTTTCAGAGAAGCTTAAAATGGATACCCGCACCACAGTCCTTGGACATGTCCAGAGAGGTGGAACCCCGTCTGCCTTCGACAGAATCCTG GCCAGCAGGATGGGTGTGGAGGCTGTGATGGCCCTGCTGGAAGCTACTCCCGACACTCCTGCCTACGTGGTCAGTCTGTCTGGTAACATGGCCGTCAGGTTGCCTCTGATGGAGTGTGTCCAAGTG ACTAAAGATGTCACCACTGCAATGTCTGAGGGGAGATATGAAGACGCCATAAAGCTCAGGGGAAA GAGCTTTGAAAACAACTGGAACACCTACAAAATGCTTGCTCATGTGCACATACCGCAGGCAAAA AGTAGTATCAACATTGCCATACTGAATGTTGGGGCTCCTTGTGCCGGAATGAATGCAGCTGTGCGTTCTGCGGTGAGAACCGGGATCCTGCAAGGTCATCAGATGCTGGCGGTGCACGACGGCTTCGATGGATTAGCTCACGGAATG ATTGAACCCATCAACTGGGCTGGAGTGGCAGGATGGACCGGGAAAGGGGGTTCACTCCTGGGCACAAAAAG ATCTTTGCCTCGTGAGGTTATGGAGGAGATCAGCCTCCAAATCACCAAGTTCAACATCCATGGTCTTGTCATTATTGGAGGCTTTGAG GCATTTGTTGGTGGTCTGGAAATGGTACAAGCTCGTGAGAAGTACGAGGAACTTTGTATTCCCATTGTGGTGGTCCCCGCCACAGTCTCCAACAACGTCCCCGGCTCCGACTTCAGTATTGGCGCTGACACGGCTCTGAACACCATCACCACGGTGCGAGTCACATACAGCACCCAACTATTCCTTCCAGTTAACCCGACTCATTGGCTTCCTCTCCATCCTGTTCAGACCTGTGACCGCATCAAACAATCTGCCGCCGGGACCAAGCGCAGAGTCTTCATCGTGGAGACCATGGGGGGATACTGTGGCTACCTGGCAACCATGGCTGGCTTGGCTGCAGGCGCAGACGCTGCGTATATCTACGAGGAACCTTTCAACATTCATGACCTCGAG CTGAATGTGGATCATCTTGTGGAGAAGATGAAGACCACTGTCAAAAGAGGACTTATTCTAAG AAATGAAAAGTGCAACGTCAACTACACCACCGATTTCATCTTCAGTTTGTACTCAGAAGAGGGCAAAGGTGTGTTTGACTGCAGGAAGAACGTCCTGGGCCACATGCAGCAG GGAGGAACGCCGAGTCCGTTCGACAGGAATTTTGGCACAAAAATGGGAATCAAGTCTGTCATGTGGTTGACTGACAAGCTAAAGCAATGCTACAGACATG GTCGCATATTTGCAAACTCTCAGGATTCTGCCTGCGTGTTGGGAATGAGGAAGAGGTCTTTAGAGTTTCAGCCTCTGGCAGAACTGAAAGACGAGACTGACTTTGA ACATCGTATTCCCAAGACACAATGGTGGATGACGATGAGGCCCATCCTGAAAATTCTGGCCAAGTACAAAATCAACCTGGACACTTCGGAGCGAGCCGCTTTGGAGCACGTCATTAAGAAGAGAGGCCTTGTCCACAAGTAG
- the pfkmb gene encoding phosphofructokinase, muscle b isoform X2: MAQKASVDPTKMGVGRAIAVLTSGGDAQGMNAAVRATVRVGIYTGAKVYFVHEGYQGLVDGGDHIRPATWESVSMMLQLGGTVIGSARCQDFRTKEGRTKAAMNLVKLGITNLCVIGGDGSLTGASQFRTEWSELLGDLVKAGKITQNEATSSSHLNIVGMVGSIDNDFCGTDMTIGTDSALHRIIEIVDAITTTAQSHQRTFILEVMGRHCGYLALVTALACGADWVFIPEMPPDEGWEDHLCRRLIEQRSRGSRLNIIIVAEGAMDLKGKPITCEDIKKLVSEKLKMDTRTTVLGHVQRGGTPSAFDRILASRMGVEAVMALLEATPDTPAYVVSLSGNMAVRLPLMECVQVTKDVTTAMSEGRYEDAIKLRGKSFENNWNTYKMLAHVHIPQAKSSINIAILNVGAPCAGMNAAVRSAVRTGILQGHQMLAVHDGFDGLAHGMIEPINWAGVAGWTGKGGSLLGTKRSLPREVMEEISLQITKFNIHGLVIIGGFEAFVGGLEMVQAREKYEELCIPIVVVPATVSNNVPGSDFSIGADTALNTITTTCDRIKQSAAGTKRRVFIVETMGGYCGYLATMAGLAAGADAAYIYEEPFNIHDLELNVDHLVEKMKTTVKRGLILRNEKCNVNYTTDFIFSLYSEEGKGVFDCRKNVLGHMQQGGTPSPFDRNFGTKMGIKSVMWLTDKLKQCYRHGRIFANSQDSACVLGMRKRSLEFQPLAELKDETDFEHRIPKTQWWMTMRPILKILAKYKINLDTSERAALEHVIKKRGLVHK, from the exons ATGGCTCAAAAAGCGAGCGTTGACCCCACCAAGATGGGCGTGGGACGGGCAATTGCTGTGCTGACCTCTGGTGGGGATGCCCAGG GTATGAATGCGGCTGTGAGGGCAACAGTACGAGTTGGTATTTACACCGGAGCAAAGGTCTATTTTGTTCATGAG GGTTACCAGGGCCTAGTGGACGGAGGAGACCATATTCGTCCCGCCACATGGGAAAGTGTTTCGATGATGCTTCAGTTG GGCGGGACGGTGATTGGAAGCGCCCGCTGTCAAGACTTCCGCACCAAAGAGGGACGTACCAAGGCAGCAATGAACTTGGTCAAACTGGGCATCACTAACCTGTGTGTCATCGGCGGTGACGGCAGTTTGACAGGTGCCAGTCAGTTCCGGACCGAGTGGTCAGAGCTGCTGGGTGACTTGGTCAAAGCTG GTAAGATCACCCAGAATGAGGCCACCAGCTCCTCCCACCTGAATATCGTTGGAATGGTGGGCTCCATTGACAATGACTTCTGCGGCACTGACATGACCATCGGCACAGACTCGGCACTGCATCGAATCATTGAGATAGTTGATGCCATCACCACCACTGCTCAGAG TCACCAGAGAACATTCATCCTGGAGGTGATGGGACGCCATTGTGG TTACTTGGCCTTGGTGACCGCTCTGGCCTGTGGCGCTGACTGGGTGTTTATCCCTGAGATGCCACCAGATGAGGGATGGGAGGATCATCTGTGCAGAAGGCTGATAGAG CAAAGAAGCCGTGGATCCAGACTAAACATCATTATTGTTGCTGAAGGAGCGATGGACTTAAAGGGCAAACCAATCACATGTGAAGACATTAAAAAG TTGGTTTCAGAGAAGCTTAAAATGGATACCCGCACCACAGTCCTTGGACATGTCCAGAGAGGTGGAACCCCGTCTGCCTTCGACAGAATCCTG GCCAGCAGGATGGGTGTGGAGGCTGTGATGGCCCTGCTGGAAGCTACTCCCGACACTCCTGCCTACGTGGTCAGTCTGTCTGGTAACATGGCCGTCAGGTTGCCTCTGATGGAGTGTGTCCAAGTG ACTAAAGATGTCACCACTGCAATGTCTGAGGGGAGATATGAAGACGCCATAAAGCTCAGGGGAAA GAGCTTTGAAAACAACTGGAACACCTACAAAATGCTTGCTCATGTGCACATACCGCAGGCAAAA AGTAGTATCAACATTGCCATACTGAATGTTGGGGCTCCTTGTGCCGGAATGAATGCAGCTGTGCGTTCTGCGGTGAGAACCGGGATCCTGCAAGGTCATCAGATGCTGGCGGTGCACGACGGCTTCGATGGATTAGCTCACGGAATG ATTGAACCCATCAACTGGGCTGGAGTGGCAGGATGGACCGGGAAAGGGGGTTCACTCCTGGGCACAAAAAG ATCTTTGCCTCGTGAGGTTATGGAGGAGATCAGCCTCCAAATCACCAAGTTCAACATCCATGGTCTTGTCATTATTGGAGGCTTTGAG GCATTTGTTGGTGGTCTGGAAATGGTACAAGCTCGTGAGAAGTACGAGGAACTTTGTATTCCCATTGTGGTGGTCCCCGCCACAGTCTCCAACAACGTCCCCGGCTCCGACTTCAGTATTGGCGCTGACACGGCTCTGAACACCATCACCACG ACCTGTGACCGCATCAAACAATCTGCCGCCGGGACCAAGCGCAGAGTCTTCATCGTGGAGACCATGGGGGGATACTGTGGCTACCTGGCAACCATGGCTGGCTTGGCTGCAGGCGCAGACGCTGCGTATATCTACGAGGAACCTTTCAACATTCATGACCTCGAG CTGAATGTGGATCATCTTGTGGAGAAGATGAAGACCACTGTCAAAAGAGGACTTATTCTAAG AAATGAAAAGTGCAACGTCAACTACACCACCGATTTCATCTTCAGTTTGTACTCAGAAGAGGGCAAAGGTGTGTTTGACTGCAGGAAGAACGTCCTGGGCCACATGCAGCAG GGAGGAACGCCGAGTCCGTTCGACAGGAATTTTGGCACAAAAATGGGAATCAAGTCTGTCATGTGGTTGACTGACAAGCTAAAGCAATGCTACAGACATG GTCGCATATTTGCAAACTCTCAGGATTCTGCCTGCGTGTTGGGAATGAGGAAGAGGTCTTTAGAGTTTCAGCCTCTGGCAGAACTGAAAGACGAGACTGACTTTGA ACATCGTATTCCCAAGACACAATGGTGGATGACGATGAGGCCCATCCTGAAAATTCTGGCCAAGTACAAAATCAACCTGGACACTTCGGAGCGAGCCGCTTTGGAGCACGTCATTAAGAAGAGAGGCCTTGTCCACAAGTAG